TCCCATTCAGCCACATTTAAACTTGCATGCATGATCTACCTGCATAGAGCCTTACTTTCTCTATTTGAACTTCCCAGATTGTACTCCACTTCGAAGTAAAAACCGAGCAAAATGGAAGTCCAATTAAATTGATCCTCCCTCAACCGTTTTTATCTGTCAGAAATTTCAAGCTCCTCTAATCTGATTTGATGGTAAAATGCTGACCAAGAAGACAATGTCTCCATTTCTACACTACCATCACAATGGCCATCGAGTCTCTTTCATGAACAGATTTTGTTGGGCCCTTGGAGATAACTGTTGGCTGAAATAAGAAACTGGTCTTCCTCCTCGATTGCTTCACTTTCAAACATAAATGGCTTGAAGAAATCCTAGACAGCCAAAACCGGCAAAAAATTCAAGATCCCCCTAGTGCCACAAATTACTTTGGGTTTCAACCCCATTCTATGATCTTCCCGATCTACTTTTCTCATCCACGTTGTTCCCCTTTCCTAAATAGTTAAATTTCTTCCTTCCATCAAGGCCTTGACAATGAGATTCCATAGTGATCTCGGATTATACAACTTCAGCTCTACTTGCATTTCTTCCTTCAACCCATTAATGAATATGCTCTCCAAACACTATTcgctttttcttcttcattggAACTATGAACATCTCGAACTTCTCCCCCATAATCAACGACCGTCTTTCTTGTTCTAAGACTCAACAATGAACCCATAATACCTTCTCTCACCTCAACCATCTCTCTCTCCAAAAAATTTGGCATACCTCACCCCACTATTCTCAGATAGGCAGTTAGTTAAGCATTTCTCTCGCCTGATTTTGATTCTGCGCATTGCCCTTTTTGCCTCCTAACATATACCTTATTCTATTAGGGGTTACATCAATTGCCCGCAAAGGCGATGACCACAAAGTTCATTGTATCCAAACTGTCACTTCCTTTCACAATTCTAAAGTACATTTTACAGAAAAAACTCAGTAATAAAACCTAACATAAAAAGGCAATACGCTGTTCCCTCAAACCCGCAAGTTTTGCtcgaaaaaatttcaaataagttTTCCACCTTGtcaattaatttgaaaatatccaaatgAATATTGTAGAGAAAAATGGCATACCACAATGGAGAATAGGGTGATTCCAAAGTAAGGAAGGGGTATGGCCACCTGTAGTAATCATAATTATCATATTGTTAGTAAAACCAGTGCGTCTGGAAAGTTTGACATCCAAAGCATTGCGTAGCTTACCAAATCCAGAAAAAGGCATGAATAGTCCACTGGAAAATGACATATATACTTGTCCATAACACGAAGAAAGACATTCCGAACCATTGTACTGGCTGAAACAtagattaaattaattcaaaatcttTCCTGCAGTTACCCCAAATAAGAATctcaagaaaacatgaaaatattcACCAGACAATTTAGAGCTGCGTCTCCAAGGAGGAAAAAAACATTTAGTGTATGCATGTTCACTGTCATCTACACAAGATGCAGAACTGATAAGATTTTATCATTAGGAGAtaagagaaggaaaaaagaagtCTTATCATAATCAATGATATAGCATAATATCTTgctttattaattttgtaaaagtcTACTTTGTATGTGGTTATTATagtgaaaaacagaaaaaacatAAGGGAGAGTTGAATTGtgttttaacattttttgtagtttttcaTAAGATTTTAACAAACTGAGCTTTAAAGACTTCACTTTCTTTAAGTTAGCTTAACAAATATAACATACAATGTGATAGCTTAAGCGGGGAAAGATTACTCATTGCTTTTATACAGGTTTGTTTAATAGCGCATATTATGTTCAGTTCTTAACCAACTAGTCAAGTACCACTAAGTAAATTATTATTGTGAAATACAAACAATTATTATTTCGGATCGCAATATTATTTTGGACTATAGTCACTCTTGACTAATCCCACCAAGTATTCTTTGACACTTAGTTACTCCTGGATAAAAACCTCGAGTACTTTTTCTGATCTTTTCCTTATCGTATGGTTAACACTATCAAGTATTCTTTCAACAAGTCACTCTTGGATGACCAAAATATTCTTTCAATGAACCACTTCTAGATAAAGAAAATCGTCTTGTGATCAGATATCAGTTTTCACTCATTTAAAAAAGATAGCATCTTTCAACATTTACCGGTTAAGCTCTCTCTACTAGTTTGCTAAATGTTTGCtaaatgaaaacaaacaaaGTTATTACAAAACTTTAGGGCATAGAGAAAAATCAACAAAGTTTTAGCACTTGAAAACAATGACTattcttttttccttcttcgAGAAGTGACTATTCTGTATTATTCTTTAATCGTTTGTCAATCTTGAAAGTTGAGAAACATTAAATGTGCTTCATGAAACATTAATTGCCCTTCCCTACTTTAGGCAAGATCCTTGATAGCTAGATCTCCCTAGATTGCATAGCTTTTTACTCCAAATCATGGTAAAGTGCACATCGTACTGTCCAAACAATTGGACCAGAGTTGAAATATGCTTGTGCTAGGATAATTGGCAGACAAAACAACTTTAGCTTGGTTCCAAAACgatatttgaaaaaaacttGTATTTGACTAGATTCTTATCGGCACAAATGGTGAAGACATTCACTACAATACAGAATTAAGCTTcaagaatataatttttgtttaccTTGACATAAGGTCTATTTGCACTTTTCATTTAATCATCACAATGATTTATTAGATGAAGTGGAAAGAATCTGCTTGGTGCTTTATCACTTATCAGATAAAGCACTTGTAATTTTCTGCAAGATTTGTTTATAGTGTATCAGATGCATATACTTCATGTTCTATGCTTTCTAGTATtcacttaatcaaaatcaaatgttaAGTTTTGTtctaacaattatttatttctgtAATTAAGAGTTATGATCTTCAATTGTTTCAGATTATTGACATTCTCaatgtatttgtttttttttatggcAAATGTCAATGGTTAGtatgttagtattttttatgttaGGTGGGGGGAGGACTCAAAACAGCAACCTATCCCTTCACCCGtttcaattttatcatcaaGCCAACCTTGTATTCTCTATCTTCAATGTACTTTTTGTGTGACATAAGATTTCAAATTCAACGTGGATCACAGCTTATATGACCACACAAAATAGAATATAAGGAAATAGAACTCACAAATGACAAAATGTGCAAGATTACAAgcatataacaaaataaaaatattttgataaaaatatacaaagCACCATGAATCCTCATTTTGAAAAGCCAATTGAAGGTGAACTCTTGGATTAGCAACCATATGAAACCAAAATCTTGTCACATTCCCATAACCCAATGTAAAAACTGAATTAGGAGAAATTTGAGCCAGTTGAAGGTGAACTCTTGGATTAACCTAATTTGAGCCAGTTGATTTATCGTGcacttaatattttcttatagtgataATTATGAGGATTAATGGGTTGACATTACATTTTATATGTATTGTACAATATCATTGATCCCGAATTTTAGGGATTGATTATATCTATCAGAAATTAGGATTTTCGATTATCATGTTTATGTAAGAGCAATTGCTGGTATGTGAATAATaccaaaaacaatttttctaaCCGATATTTCATAGTATATGTAAAGTATTCAAAAGAATAGAATAGAATAAGTGACACAAATTGATGTAGTAATTTCTTGACCTACGGAAAaagcatataaattaaaaaaaggataGAAAAATCAGAGAACGAATGTGCCCCAAACTCAAAACTTTATAACAGGTAGATGTCACATCAACCCATTAGGTTAGCAAAAGGTAAAGAAAGTTAAGAAGCAATCAATTTTAACACAaacaagaaagaagaaagaactAGGAATATCCAGAAGTTTTCTACTCACAAAGGTAAAATCGTAATCCTTCAGAGTAAGGAATGGAAATATAATGATCCAATAAACACAATCTGTAAGCATCACCGCCCCTGCATTCATCTATTTAAAGACATTAAAAAGGCATAAAAAATCAGGGGAATACTAATGCAACATCGTAGTCAACCTGGATAGAAGTTAAATCCTTGACATTGTGCAAGTAAATTGAGTTTGTTTAGATGAACTTCTTCATAAGCACTTACAGAGAAAGAAAATACGAACAAAAAAATGACAACTTTTTCCATAAGctaaattttttcttcaaaatcagATTCTCAGTTTATGGGTAAAATGAtttcatcttttcttcttattttagtTGTTGGAAGTGATTGTTCAAAAATTACCCAAACAGACCCATAATGTCCCGTTGAAAATCATTAACAACGTGATGCAAAAGTTATCTGAATTTCATGCAATAAGGTCCAAAGCTGCAAGATTTAGAATCTATGGTTGGAAGTAATTCCTTTTCTCAACAACATACTTGCCAACGGATTTCCAAACATAGGCTGGACTGCATCATTTGCCAACCTAACAAATTATATAGAATCTATGGTATAATCATGCATTTGAAGGAgagaacaaaatacaaaattgaaagtgaagaaaaaaatagatgtaagaatgaaaagaaataaaaatgttaaagagAGACACAAACgcaataacataaacaaaaacataacaaaagGAAAGAAGTAAAGGTTGAGTTTGATTTTCATTTGACAACTAGCATGCCTATCCGATTCTCTATAAACCTGATGATTTATTGTTCATACCtggaataaaatttgaaaaatataactcCAGACGGGtgtaatatgattattttgCATTTCAGCATGGGGATTAGCAAGGTGATCGATTCTAGACCGATTTGTAGTATCCTGGTGCAAGAGAGGCATGTATGGCCCTTGCTCTGCATCTAGTCTAGCAGTACCTACGTTAGAGGTGGTGCTTGATCTGTTGTGCTGATAACACCCATAAACTGATAGCACAGATGCACACtacaaaaagaaattttatctTGTGAGATACAAATAAGCCAATACTTCATAGATTACACTTTCCTACAAAGCTTCTGCCGAAGTACTATATCTATAGAAAACAAAGTATCGTAAACTGACATAATACGTATTGAAAAGGAATGATTTCATTGAAGGCCTCTAAGAAAAATTACAAGCCTTTTACCCCAAAGTAAATTGTAACCAAAGCGAAGGTCCACCTGcaagaaattcaaaataacCATCATCAGATATGTTTGGAGCTAATGggaaggaaatggaaaacaatgaaatgaaaCTGATAAAACTAAGACAGCTAAAAACCATAAATGGCTTCAAACTCGTTTATAAAGCTTAATGCTGAATTTGTTTTATAGTATAGCTCTAAGGCACCAGTATACTTGTGCTACAAGACTTAAGTCAATAGAAAGGGAATACTTACTgagtgtaataaaaaaatatggagcCACCGTTAACACAAAATTTGGAAACTAGCGATGCCAAAAGAGAAGAGAATGCAATAATACGAAACACTAGCAAAAAAACAGGGTGAATTTCTTTAAGGCATGGTTTCCATGCTTCATCGCCATACAAAGCTCCCTCTCGATGATGTTCTCCTTTGCCAGATGTGAATTTCCTCGAACGTATATCCTTCCATATTACATGAAATGCAAGGACCGTAGGCAGCAAGACAGAAAATGCACAACAAAAGAACCTCCAATTTAACCAATAGCTGAGGGTGGTTGTATCAGTGGCATCCTGCTGCGGCATCCTGATAAACAATGACGCTAATAATCAAGTTACATACTTTTGTTTCCAAAATATTCCATTTGCTGCACTttaatattaagtatttttacAGATAAAGTGCAATCTATTGATAAGTCGGTAGCAGGGATATAAAACTCTGCTCCAGAAAAACTACAGTCACAATATTGTGATTTTTGAGGTCTCTATTGTTGAGTGAAATCGCATATTGTTACAATTATATGCGACCACTGTTATTACAATTTaactacaaataattttttatcagttTAGCTACACATATAAAACAATTGTTATTATATGGATCCCGTGGACTACTGCATCAAGAGATTAcagggattatcatgcttctACTCTCGCAGTGAATGAATATTATAAAACGATTAAATCCAATCCCCTTATCAAGAATCACTTGTTCATAAAATCGTCATAAGAGTGCAGATCAGAATGAAAATTGTCAATTAACTAACTATAATCCAAATTTTGATTTCAACAACTGGGCCAAGATTATGTGACCCCAATAGAAACAATAACACATCATATAGGTAGTTAAATTTGAACCCATCAGTGTCTTTCAAATCTTTTGCCAACTGATATATGTAACAGCAATGCTACAATATTGAGCAAATACTACAACCATTTCACCAAATGTGAAGCTAATTTTCCGTAATACAGCAATAACACATTACCATTAACaaagtagagaaacaaaaaaCAGACAGATTGAAGCATGTAAAAAGGAATTAAAGGAATAAAAGTAATAGAAATTTGAATGCATGGAAGTTAAAATGTAACAATTTTccgaaaaacaagaaaaagaaaattagatatAATAGGCTTGCAAGCAAAGTAAAGGGCCAAACgaaggagagaaaagaaaagtgaaaagaaaTTGAAGTTCAGAAACGTACGAGGAGATTGTAAGGAAAAGAGGAATGAGGCAATGAAGAAACGTGGGAAGCGGTGAGTTATGGTTTCGTAAAGCCTGGGTGATTTTGTTGGTGATGGAACGATTCACTTtcgagaaaataaaaaattaataggctttattttattcaattaatgagtggattgttgttgattattatatttttaggtACATTGTTGATGTTCACGgacatatttttgaatatttttcacGTTTAATAATCTACTCtttcaatttaatatatttccacatttttatttaaaatattttaaataaagtataacatatataatttttaataaaattcacCAATTTCACCTGATGATAAAATATGTTAGTGCAATAgagaatatattattaataatgtttttccaatatatatatttacacctTTTGAGCCTAAAAAGTCGAGTAACAATGTATTTAGATTTCAAATATGGTTCTTTTacgtttttaaataattttacatgattatgtaaactaaattatttttatatttacagaatattatttttaataatcactgagaataaaaataagttgGTAAGTAGTTATTTTAACGtgaaacatttatatataaataaatccaGTTTTAAGAATTTCATTATACTCTGGaaaatattgaatgaaaaacaaaaatggcaAGAGTGACTTTGTCCAATAAGTTTGTGATTAGTTTTCtgataaaattgttttcatttaataaaattattctacTTGTAAATAATTGTCATTTAGGAATATTTTATTCGATGAAATAGAATAAACTTTCACTCGCTAAATTTGTCCACGTCGTGTTTGGGGTTCGGCATGCAGTGGCACGTGGAATGTGGAAAAACGGGAAGTTTTGCAGCTTGATGTGTTGTGAGGTGGCAACCCAAATATGAAGCggtgtttttcaattttctttactTGCCAACCTCATCTAGTCTATTAATAATGGACggagataatattttttatgcacataattagaaaattttatgcattaaaataatttatattatgtttttcatAAAGTAAGTTAATGTTTGTGAAagattataattaaaagtattacgaaaaaaattaatttggtcAGTTTCtttcaaaacatattaaaaaatagaggttaattatgttttttaagtaTCGAACGATTTTGGTTTTCGTCCCCAATCTAAAAAGGTTGATTTATTTACGTCTCTCACGTTTTGAACGATATGGAATTGGTCctcaattttaaatatcattagTTTTAACTGACAAACGGATAAGCACGTCAGAATCCCGTTTAaagagtttttgtttttatgaaattgttttgcttgttttaattaaacatttgtAAGCATTTTAGTGTATCAACTTACCATTGCACAAGACAATGTGATGCAGGGTTCTGTTAAAATTAGAAAGGGCTTTGGTGAGAACCCTAGCGACTAAACGCGCATTACTGAACGAAGAGAGAATTACTAATTTCAGTCCTTAATCGAAAGCTACAAACTTAAATCATAGAACAACGACAAAGTTGGAAGATAATGGTTTGATTTGATCAATGAAATCACCATTTCTGAAGTGAGGTTAGTTCGTTtgtgcttttaatttttttttattttaaatgtttgctTTACTTTCGTTTGGTTGTTTTTAAAGTTGGATTATGGTTCGATTTGTTTGGTTTGTGTGTTGATTTAAAATGTAGGGCTGGAAATGGGGTTCACTGTTGCTTTTCATCATATGAATAGGTTTGAAAGGAATAGGAGATTGAAATACGTAGGGGGTGAAATCCATGTTGTTAAAAGGATTGATCCAGATTTTTGGTCATTCTTTGGAGCATTAGGCAACGTGAAAAAGTTTAAATACTGTGGAGATGTGAAACTTTGGTGGAAGGGTTCAAATTAGAAGTTGTTAAACAATCTAAGACTGTTGAGTGATGATAAGGAAGTATTAGCATTGGCTAAGTATGCAGACGAGAGGAAAGAAGAGGTTGATATATACGTTCAACATGTTTCTAGTCATCCCGAAGTAGTTCATTTTATTAGTGGTGGTGGATTGGAGGAAGAAGTGGGTCAGGATGATGTATTGGGTGAGGCAGAAATGGTAATTGAGGATGATGTGGTGGGTGAGGCAGAAGTGATGGGTGAGGTAGAAGTGGGGGTGAGGAAGATGTGTTAGGTAAGGAAGAAGTGGTGGATGAGGAAGATGTGCTAGGTGAGGCAGAAgtggtgtaagacccgagaaatttaaataattaattaaatgattatttaataaatgcgggtaatggaAGTCTTCATGACATTAATTATTAGTctttatgacgtggaaaagtactagcttaaatggttgagagtacttgattgttaTGAAAGGATgtaggttcgagtcctatgcatgtccaattgtgtgttaatttaatttcttgttgttttagtaatatatttttatcttggtGCGTGATATTAAATTCCTAAAGGTGTAGgaattattataaaacataaattggttgaattggttgtgcattgactttgtaattgagtggctgtgtgttcaaaccttgctaagaatgAATTAAACTTTCGTTTTCCAAAAATTCTTTTGGCGTGAATGTGAAAAGGCAGAGGAACTCTAGTTGCAAAGAAGGGTAGCCTAGTGGGTTGGGAAACACCTTGGTAATGACTAATGAATAGCCATCAAGTTTTCTTTACTATGAAAAGAGGTGATCAAAACAACCATATGCAGCATAGGCACAGAGTGTGCAGACTAAATTGGTGGGGGAACAAAGGAGGACTCTTGCTATTTTGAGTGCACTATGAAAAGAGGTGATCAGAACAACCATATGCAGCATAGGCACAGAGTGTGCAGACTAAATTGGTGGGGGAACAAAGGAGGACTCTTGTGGATCACAAAATAAGCTTGGGATTTCAAATTTGAGCGTAAGAGGAGCTGCTCTTACTTGTTTATTAATTTGCGTAATGTATTGTGAATTCCATGACCCAATTACATGAATCCTCATCTTTTACACTGTTTCTTGAAGGTTTATGGGTTTCTACCAAGAAACcacctggcggtgatgaatgtGCCGCCAGGCAACACTTCCTTTCaacccagttttctgggttctgTTAAAATGTGATGATGTGACTTCCCAGTCAGATTGCTATGTTTGTATAAATGCTTGAATTTATGTTGTTGTCATTATTGTGATGCTTGTAAACATGAAGAGTTCATGTTAAAGTTGGTGAATGACTGAATTTTGAAGGTTAAAATATAAGGTGTTCTTAGGCAGAGAAAACTTGGGTTTTTCCCAGGTACTGATGTGCCGCCTGACGGCCAATAAgaaaccgccaggcgataataGTGAACAAGCATTGTTCTTGGAATTTAATTGGGTTGTTGGGAATGAGGTTTTTAAGAGTTGAATTGGAATGGAATTATACTTATAGTATTAGAATAAAAAGGACACAAGAGTTAATTGTGACAAAACCAATGAATGGAATCAAATGGTGTGCTAATAATGAGGAAAATTGAGGTTGTACATAATATAGAGACTGTCTTGGTGGTTTAAGGTGTTGGAGACAAGGAGAGAAAGATGTAGTGTAAATGAATAGGAGAGGTCTGAAAATTTGGGCGCCTTAGTGTGGGGAATTTTATGAACTAGTACATATTAATTGGAAGGTATTTGAGTGAAAAGTTTTGGTACCATAACAATGTAGTAGAAGTAGGTTGTCTGATTTTAAGATACTAGATTGGTGGTCATTTTCATAAGCTTGATTGAGTTATTATGCAATGATAGAGAACTTGGTAAATCATAGGCCTTGAATAGAGGAATTGGCAATTGTGAATTATAGGCACTTGAACCATATGAGGGTGTGTTCATGGATGGTGATGAACACGCGATGATATAAGCGGAGAGGTTCAAATTttgatactctcgtgtggggatacgagagaggaggttcgtatgttccgtgctcacacttgagagatgctgtgagcagggaggttcgtagctagtggatcacgtgtgttggactacaggcggggaggtccgtagagttggactacgagcagggagTTTCGTAGAGGCAAGACCACAAGTGGGCAGGTTTGTGGGAGCATCATATACCCTGAGTCCATGGTCAATTGTTGTGTGACTTGCAAGTTGAAAACCTTGGGgaattaaggtcttggccaataactaaatagaagaaaatagttgggtgtatcttgattttattaacttatatgttaaattattatgagctcaccctttatgtttgtgtttCGCGATAATCGTATGACTTAT
This region of Vigna unguiculata cultivar IT97K-499-35 chromosome 5, ASM411807v1, whole genome shotgun sequence genomic DNA includes:
- the LOC114183532 gene encoding uncharacterized protein LOC114183532, with amino-acid sequence MPQQDATDTTTLSYWLNWRFFCCAFSVLLPTVLAFHVIWKDIRSRKFTSGKGEHHREGALYGDEAWKPCLKEIHPVFLLVFRIIAFSSLLASLVSKFCVNGGSIFFYYTQWTFALVTIYFGCASVLSVYGCYQHNRSSTTSNVGTARLDAEQGPYMPLLHQDTTNRSRIDHLANPHAEMQNNHITPVWSYIFQILFQMNAGAVMLTDCVYWIIIFPFLTLKDYDFTFMTVNMHTLNVFFLLGDAALNCLPVQWFGMSFFVLWTSIYVIFQWTIHAFFWIWWPYPFLTLESPYSPLWYLLIALLHIPCYAMFKLIVDTKHYFLSKWFPSSTQF